The DNA sequence agtttgtgtggagaaaaaggagcattaatgcataggaagtcgacaaatttgaaccaaaatctcctgaacttcagaggtttaaagtaaAGACAAAAGAGACAGACATTCTAAAAGGCTCTCTATCATTTTTAATCATACATTCACATTACTCTGATAAAAGAGAACATTTCAGTGAAAGTAAGACATCACTACATCAGATAGAGTGAAGATGGAAAATGTTTAAAGGTTTAGTTCACTTTCTTTCAGTGAAATCACCGAGCGTCCCACCAGAGATGGCGGTGCAGCACATATGACGGACTCTGGCAGATAGACTTTGTCCTTATTCTTCAGCATCCACCTCCACAGGTACGCCATCTTCCCGTCACACTGCCAGGGGTTACCGCTCAGGTCCAGCGCCTCTTCATCCAGGGAGCTCAGCGGGTCGAGGAAACCTGCAGGGACGTGGCTGAGCTGGTTGTCATCCAGACTCACCACACTGAGCTGATCGAGCCCCTGAAAAAGGTTTTGGGGAAGTTTTTGGAGCTTGTTTCTATTGAGGAACAGGTAGGTGAGGTTATGGGTGTTTTGAAAGATGGATGCATCCAGGGTGCTGAGCTTGTTGTTGCGCAGGTTAAGCCTCTCCAGTTTGGGCAGCGAGTCCAGAGAGTTTGCAGAGATCTTCTCTAGGCGGTTGTTGCCCAGGTCCAGATTATCCAGGTGGGGCAGCTTCTGAAGCAGAGCAGCCGGGACCTGCGTTATTCTGTTCCCAGATAAGTCCAACCAGGTGATGTTGCTGTTGTCAGGGAGCCACTTCGCTTCGGCCTTTTCGATCAGATTATTCTTGAGCACCAGGTTGATGAGCGGGGCGTGGCTGAAGACGTCTGCCGGCAGCTCGGACACTTTGTTCCCCGTGAGGTCCAGAGTGTCCAGGTGAGGAGTTCCTCggaggagatgagaggaaagGTTCTGCAGCTGGTTGCTGTACACGTGGAGTCCTTTCAGCATCGGCGTGGCGCTCAGGTGGTGCTCGGAGATGGAGGTGATGTTGGTGAATTGGATGGTCATCAGGGTGGTGTTCCTCTGGAAACCGCTGGAGGGGTACTCCGTCAGGGGAGAGTCGTTGCAGACGACCTCAGTTGATCTGTAGTAACATTTGCAATGTAGTGGGCAGGACTGAGCTCCATGGCAGAAAAACGCCAAACAGAAGAAAGCAAGGGCACACCAGGACGCCATCACTAGAAGAAAAGAGAggatgcagagagagaaatgtgaGACCAGAAAGTATTTAAATACCCTGttgaagtatttattttatttttttaatcatatttttttattggaaatcagCATTTCTAAGCATAAAtacaagacataacttattcaacagctgttttccacatttttgttttttaaaccaacctggtctcaaagaaatccgtgaaatagccacggatttcgcttaactcgaaatccgtggaatagccacggaatcgctcaaatttccgtgaaactgacacggatttcgctacaatgcaagttaatgacagtcatatcccgtggctattccatggatatttgttcctattggtttgttccaagtcacgtgactttcaaggtcccggcggtcagaacaaaaaacatggcggacagttctctcatttttagtgaaaaatcaatattttgacttagtttctgcataaaaatggattttgatcacatttctagcgagaaatatatgttttattttctaaatattcactcagtgaatgtacataatcactttgtatgttggaatagccacgggatatgactggcattaacttgcattgtagcgaaatccgtgtcagtttcacggaaatttgagcgattccgtggctattccacagattttgagttaagcgaaatccgtggctatttcactgaTTTctatgagaccaggttgttttaACGGTGCATTAGAACGaagaaccaaaaaaaagacaaccctcaaaacaaaaagagaaataaatacaatacaataaaatacctAGCGTTACAGAAATATAAAGGGAGGCAAAAGAGTAGAGAAATAGAAACATAAACAATTATACTTACAattcaatacataaataaacacaggatgccaaatatgtgctaatttaaaaaaacccttgataaaataaatgaaaatgggaTGCATCAAATGGACTCAGTTGGGGTCCAGAGAGGTGAGGGAACTCAcatcttttataaaaaaaattggctgCTGAGCCTCTCaaggaatatttatttttttccaaagacaatgttacaattaataattaatttccaATTTAATTGAATGCGGGCTAAGTATATTAAGTTGAAGTATTTCACAGCAGCACAAATCATCCCCACTTCATGCACATGATGTATCAAAGTAAAACATATGTtcatgcacaaaataaaacttaCTGTTCTTTTCTAGTTGGACGAGTATCAGCCGGACCTGCTTCTTATATCAGATTCTGCAGCGGTCACTTGCAAATAACTGAGTCATTTGGGGAGCAGAATCCCCCAATCTAATCATTACTTATTGAGTAAACAAGGACTCACCAACTACACAGTCATTAGTCAAGGACAGACGGTTGCAACAGACTGTGTGAGTCCAACCTGCAGGAAAAGTACAAGAGCTGGAAACTTACTTTATGTTGGTTTATTAAGGAAATGTTGTGCTAAAACCTGATGAATGTCAGATATGATGTGGATTTCTGTGTGCTTATGTGAGCATACAaggtttatgattttttttatggtttgccGCAAGTGATGAACTaagtcagattgtttttttttgtactttggaTATTTTAcgtgggaggagagagggagggagagagcatgtgagaaaaagataaagatgacaacaagtcctccaaaccgtACGACCTCATATGTCGTTTGCACCAAAGGAcctttatgtttaaaaaaaaaaaaaaaaaaaaaataaaaaaaaaaaagcactgctGGCTGCAGGACatcaacacatcctcatatataaacatatcGCTGTTGtgtaaaggctgcagttttattAGGATTAGGCTGCAAATAACTCTACGGTTAGAGTAAAAAATATATGGTGAGGCGTTATAAAAATCGTACTTTTAAACAATTTCTCctttttaaacagctgtttgcaggatgTACAGTAAGGAGGCAATGTATGGATTTGTGgctttgtatatatataatacagtgGGGGCTCCACGGTGTGTATTGGTTAGCATTCttacctcacagcaagagggtcgccggttcgactcccgcctacggctcttctgtgtggagtttgcattttCTCCCCATGTTAGCGTgggttcctcccacagtccaaaaactaactagttaactagtgactctaaattgcccgtaggagtgaatgagagcgtgattgtctgtctctatgtgtcagccctgtgatagtctgataGTCTGAAAACCTGTCCAGGTGTACCCCGTACCCCAAGTAGTAGTGTTTCTGTGAGCAACACCTCATGGGATGAGGTGTTGCTCACAGAAACACTACTACTTTTGTCCACT is a window from the Centropristis striata isolate RG_2023a ecotype Rhode Island chromosome 18, C.striata_1.0, whole genome shotgun sequence genome containing:
- the LOC131991254 gene encoding leucine-rich alpha-2-glycoprotein-like, producing the protein MMASWCALAFFCLAFFCHGAQSCPLHCKCYYRSTEVVCNDSPLTEYPSSGFQRNTTLMTIQFTNITSISEHHLSATPMLKGLHVYSNQLQNLSSHLLRGTPHLDTLDLTGNKVSELPADVFSHAPLINLVLKNNLIEKAEAKWLPDNSNITWLDLSGNRITQVPAALLQKLPHLDNLDLGNNRLEKISANSLDSLPKLERLNLRNNKLSTLDASIFQNTHNLTYLFLNRNKLQKLPQNLFQGLDQLSVVSLDDNQLSHVPAGFLDPLSSLDEEALDLSGNPWQCDGKMAYLWRWMLKNKDKVYLPESVICAAPPSLVGRSVISLKESELNL